The genomic window TTCAACACTGATCAGCCAGCCATCGAGGAAGCTTGGCGCACACGCAGATTCCGGATACCCTTTTTATTCGATACTAGTCACTAATCGAGCAGAAAGGTGATGCTGGCATTGATGCGGTATTTGGTGATCTTGTTGCCTTCCACCTTGGCCTCAAAATTCTTGATGTAGATTGACTTGATGCCATGCAGAGACTTGGAGGCGCGCGCGACGGCCTGTGCCGCTGCGTCTTCCCAGCTTTTTTCAGACTCTGCGAGCACCTCGATTACTTTCAGAACGTCCGGCATGGTGCGCTCCTCGTTTCCCGTGGTTGTATTTTATATCGTGATTGTAATATATCCGACGAAGGATGGAAGGAAATTGATCTATATCAAACTCGCGCGGAGAATATCTGGAGTATCTTAAGCAAAAGTATCTTCGAACCAAGGAGCAGCGCCCATGTCCACCCTGACCAATGCCCAATTGAAGCAACTCCGGCAACTGCTGAACAGCCGCCTCACTGAATTGCTCGAGGAGGTGCGCCAGGAGATGATCGCCTCGGGCGATCAGCACTATATCGACCTCGCCGCAGGCGTGATGGACGTTGGCGATGAATCCGTGGCGGACATGCTGACGGACATGAATGCCGCTCTTTTCGACCGTCATATTCAGGAAATACGCGATGTTGAAGCGGCACAACTGCGTATGGCCGACCTGAGCTACGGTGCGTGCATCGACTGTGGCGCCACGACCGGCTACGACCGGCTCGCGGCGTATCCGACCGCGAAACGCTGCTACGAATGCCAGAGCCAGCACGAAAAGCGCTATGCCCACGAGGCAACGCCGCGCCTTTAGCGATAGCGTCCCGCGCGGCACCTGCGCTCGTGCAGAGCCAGGTCGTCAATTTCTTTTACACCCTGCAGGGCGAGGCGGAGGGGGCGCAGGCCTTTTCCAATTTCGACACGCTGCTGGCGCCGTTCATCAGCTACGACGGCCTGGCCTACGCCGAGGTGAAGCAGGCGTTGCAGGAATTCATTTTCAACATCAACGTGCCGATGCGCGTCGGCTTTCAGGCCCCCTTCACCAACATCACGCTGGATTTGCAGGCGCTGAACTATCTTGCCGAACAGGGCGTCATCATCGGCGGTAAATTGCAGGACACCCGGTACAAGGATTTCCAGCGGGAAATGGACCTGTTCAATCGCGCGTTGTTCGAGGTGATGCTGGAGGGCGACGCCGCCGGCAGGGTATTTACCTTCCCCATCCCGACCTACAACATCACCAAGGGATTTGACTGGGACAATCCGAACCTCGACGGCCTGTGGCGCATGACGGCGTGCCGTATTTTTCCAACTTCGTCAATTCCGGCATGAAACTGGAAGACGCGCGCAGCATCGGGCTGATCATGAAGTCCGGCGTTGATTACGAATTTCGCACGACCGTGGTAAAGTCACAACTGGATATCACAGACATCGCAAGCATGGCGCGGCTGATTAAAGGCGCGCACCGGTATATCCTGCAGCGGTTTGCCAGCGGTGAGGTATTGGACCCGGCCTTTCGTGACCGGCAGACCTGTTCCGGCGCGGAGTTCGAGCAGATGCGGCGCGCCGTGCAGCCGTTTGTGGCACACTGTAGCGTGCGTTGAGTGCGGGCCGCAATGGGGAGGTGTGCATGGATATCGACGTGATCCAGGAGGTCTGCCAGCACTGCGCGCGCGGGCCATGACTTGATCAAGCTCGCGCGGTAATACTCAACGCCCGCATGCTCCGCTATGCCGATCTAGACAAGGGCATCATATTGCCCATGATGGAGAGGCAGTCATCCTCGATGTGCTCGGCGCATCCGTGCCCGCGCATATGTAAAGATTGGCAACCTGCTAATTGCACACGGTGCGAATCTGATGGATATCAGTGTTGCCTTGCAGGACTTTCTCTATCCCGTCCTGCTTCAGGGTGCGCAAACCCTCGGCAAAGGCCGTGTTTCGCAGTTCCTCTACGGTTGCGCGCCTCTGGACCAGTCGCTTAATCGTGTTGCTGCCGATAAGCAGTTCATGCAGGCCAAGACGTCCCTTGTAGCCGGTGTTTCCGCATTCTTCACAACCGCATGCCTTGTAAAGAATAAACTCACCCTTAACGGTGTAGGTGCTTTTCCAGTGTTGCAATACAGTGGCCGGATCGATAGGCATGTCCAGGCAATATTCCTGCAACAATTCATCAATTTCGTCACTGCTTGCGGTGTAGGATTCTTTGCATTTTTTACACAAGCGCTTGGCGAGTCGCTGCGCCAGAACGCCCAATAATGCATCGGAGAAATTGAAGGGATCCATGCCCAAATCGAGGAGCCGCACGACACTTTCCGGGGCGCTATTGGTGTGCAGGGTGGAAAACACAAGATGACCTGTAAGGGATGCCTCAATGCCGGTTTTGGTGGTCTCGGCATCGCGCATTTCGCCGACCATGATAACGTCTGGATCAGCTCGCAAGAATGCACGCATCGCAGCTGCAAAGGTTAATCCAATTTTTGTATTTACCTGCACCTGCCGCAGTCCTTGCTGCGTGATCTCGACGGGATCTTCCGCAGTCCATATCTTGCGCTCCGGCGTGTTGATGTAGCTGAGTACGGAGTGTAGCGTAGTGGTTTTGCCTGAGCCTGTGGGACCGCATATCAGAAATAAACCATGCGCCTTGACAGCGATATTTTTAATGGCTTCCAGGAGTGTTGAGTTAAGTCCAAGATCATCTATGGGAACCGGTTTGGCCCCGGCCAATAGTCTCATCACCACGTCTTCCATGTTCCTGGTGGTTGGTATGGTGGCCACACGTAATTCTATTTTTGCCGGGCCAAATTGCTGAAAATCGATCTTGCCATCCTGTGGCTTGCGCCGCTCGGAGATGTCGAGCCCACACATGATCTTGATCCTGGAGACCACGGCATTTCTATAATTAGCTGGAATTTCAAAATAATCAGACAGCGTGCCGTCGTTGCGAAAACGGACACGGGTATTTTGTTTGCCTGGGTAAGACTCAATATGGATATCGGAGGCTCCCTGTTGCAGGGCGTCCATTATCATTTTGTTGACTAGCCTGACGAGGGTGTTGTCAGATTCCGCAATGGTCTCATCAGGTTCGTCGTTGTCAGATTCGGACACCAGTTGTGATGTGAGTTCACCAATATCCCCGCCGCCTCCGTCATAACCATAAAAATTATCTATCGCAAGAGAGAGGTCTTCCTCGGTTGCCATGACAGGCTCAATCGCTAATTTTGTATAGAAACGTAATGCGTCCAATGGCTCCCACTTCATGGGATCCGATACGGCTACCACTAATGTTTCTCCCGCCCGGTACAGCGGCATAATCTTGTGCTTGCGCAGGATATTTTCGGGGATCAGCTTAATGACATTCGGGTCAACATTGAATTTGCGCAGATTGACAACCGGAATGCCAAGCTTTCGCGCCAGCGCACGTTTGATGGTGTCCCTGTCCACAAGGCCCATGTTGACCAGAATTTCACCCAGGGGCATTTTGCGGTCTTTCTGCTGGCCACCCAGTGCCTCATCCAGTTGCTGCTGGGTAACCAACTTCTCGTTAACCAGCATTTCACCCAATTTCAGGCTGGGCTTGCTCTTCTGCTCTTGTAGCGCCCGGATGATCTGCTCTCGTGTGACGAGTTGTTCGTCGGCCAGGTAATCACCTATGCGCTGGTTGCGCAGTTGCTGTTGTTTCTTCAGACCGAGATCAATATCTTTTGAAGTCGCGGACTTTTCCTTGACGAGCAACTGGCCTATGGGTGTGCCAATCTGACAGTTTTTAATGGCATGGCTGGGGATGAAGTAGCGAATGATTTTCCCTTCACGGTTCAATATGAATAAATATAGGCCGGCCTTTTTCCGGATGGACCCCATGGTCTCACCAGTAAGCTTGTCGCCGTCCGTAAACTCTATATTGCATTTTTGCTTGTCTGAGCCAGAAATTACCTCATCCCCAAGTTGCGTCTTGAGCAGGTCATCCTGTTTTTTTGGGGGGAGTGGCTGGGCCAATCGCAGGTATTTGAGGCTGTTCAGGTCAACGGTGGAGTTGGCGCCGGATTCGCTGGCGCGTATTTCAAGCGCTGATTCATCAGGGGAAAAGCGGATCAACTCACCTGATATTTGTTTGCCATTGGCAAGAAAGGCGATACAGGACTCGGGGGCATCGCCAGCTGCCTTGGGCGGCAATGTAAAGTGCAGTGGGGTGGGCCAATTCACTTGTTTTGTCATGACATTGTCCATGCGAATGGAGGATGTGTGCCTGCAGTTATACACGAACTCGAGGGGCCAAGCCTTGTACTGCAGCGTCGCCAGGGCCCAAATCGGTCTGCCCAGCCGAGGCCCTGGTGGCGGCAGCGGCTATTTTCGTTAATTGTGAGCTCTAGTTTTGGTGACGACATATGGCGGTCTTGGTTGAGGTGGCGTATATGCCATGGTTTCTTGTCGGCAGCATGGTGCTTATACAAGTCACGTTAACATTTTATTGCGTCGGGCCTGGCGCATTATTCGGGACTTATCGGAACAGGTAGACGACGTAACGATGTTCTTGATTGCGCAGTGGCGTGCACTGCAGGCAGGGGCAGCGCGTTGCAGGGCCTGCTGGATCAAAATCTTCCATCTATTTATTAAGCATCCCGTAGTTCGACACGTTTTCCGGCTCTTTCGATTTCATCGGCAAGCGGGAGTGGCGTGTCGAAATAGTAGCGCTTTTCAGGAAAATAGGAAAGTCCCGTTATAAGGAGCTTCCGGCCTCGGGTTGAGTTCCCGGCTGATCCATTTGCCGGTCCCCGTGTGTGTGCGTCCCCGCCAAGGGTGCCTCAGGGCGACGTGAGGTTTGCAGCAGTATCCCGCGTATCAGCTGACAGTACGGTTTTGAAATGCTGCGGTCATGTCGCTGTGGTCGGGGTTCGGGGTGACAAGGGGCTGACGGCCAGCATGCGCTCCACCGCGCGGCGCGCGGCGTGGATGATGCTTTCATCCACTTCAACTTGCGGTGACAGGGTTTCGAGGGCAGTCAGTATTTTTGGCAAGGTGATGCGCTGCATGTGGGGGCACAGCACGCAGGGCCGCACAAAATCCACGGCGGGATTTTCTACGGCGACATTATCCGCCATGGCGCATTCGGTCACCATGACGACCTTCGCTGCGCCGGAGTTTTGCACATCACGAATCATGCCGGAGGTGGAGCCGACAAAATCGGCTTCGTCGCAGACCTCGGGTGGGCACTCAGGATGCGCCAGCACGCGTACGCCGGGGAATTGTTCACGCAAGGCACGGATCTGGTCGGGCGTGAAGCGCTCGTGCACCATGCAGGCGCCATGCCAGGCGATGATTTCGACAGCGGTTTGTCGCGCGACGTTGGCGGCCAGATAGCGGTCGGGCAGAAAGATGACGCGTTGTACACCAAATGCGCGCGCCGCCGCTTCGACCACGCGCGCCGCATTACTGGAGGTGCAGCAGTAGTCGGATTCCGCCTTCACTGCGGCGGAGGTGTTCACATAGCTCACCACCGGGACACCGGGATAGCGCTGTTTGAGGAGGCGCACGTCGGCAGCAGTGATGGATTCGGCGAGCGAGCAGCCCGCCGCAGTGTCGGGTATCAGCACGGTGCGTTCGGGCGCCAGCACCTTCACCGTCTCGGCCATGAAGTGTACGCCACACATCACCACCACCGGCGCATCCTCCTGGTTGAGGGCGGCCGCATACTGGGCCAGTTGCAGTGAATCACCCACCTTGTCGGCCACGCCATAGGCGATCTCCGGCAGCTGGTAATTGTGCGCCAGAATGAGTGCGCGCTTTTCCTGTTTGAGCTGGTTTATGCGGTAGATGAGTGGCGCCTTGAGCAGCCAGTCCACGTCGGCGATCAGGCCGTGCAGTTGCTCCCACACCGGCTGGGTTGCGTGCGCAACTTCATCGGTGAACTGATCGTCGCGCCAGGTCAGCACCGGTGCCGTGCCACGCCCACCCTGCGCTACGCGGGTAGTGATTGCAGTAGGCGCTGTGGTTGCGGTGGGGGTCATTGCTCGTATTCCCGGGCCGATAAGCATTTGACCCAAAAGCTAGCGTGTCAGTTCAGGCTACGGCACTGTGCCGTCAGGTTGCGGCAGGCCTGGGCTGACGGTCATTCGGGCGCAATTGGATAGAGAGTTCACGCAACTGTGCTTCCGAGGCGGGCGATGGTGCGCTGGTGAGCGGGCAGGCGGCCGTCTGTGTCTTGGGGAAGGCCATCACCTCCCTGATCGAGCTGGCGCCGGCCATGAGCATGGTGAGGCGATCGAGCCCGAAGGCGATGCCGCCATGTGGCGGGCAGCCGTATTGCAGGGCATCAAGCAGGAAGCCGAATTTTTCCTGCGCCTGCTCATCGCTGATGCCCAGCAGGCGGAAGACCGCGCTCTGTATTTCGGGCCGGTGAATACGTACCGAGCCGCCGCCAAGTTCGGTGCCGTTCAGCACCAGATCATAGGCGCGCGACAGGCATGCACCGGGGTCACGCTCCAAGGCACCAATGTCATCCACTGCGGGCGCGGTGAAGGGGTGATGCAATGCCTGCCAGCGCTGGTTGTCTGCATCGTGCTCGAACATCGGGAAGTCCACCACCCACAGCGGCCGCCAGCCATGTTGTAGCAGGTTGCAGTCGTGGCCGAGCTTGATACGCAGCGCGCCGAGTGCGTCGCAGACAACCTTGGCCTTGTCGGCACCGAAGAAAATGAGATCACCGTCGGCAGCGTGTGTGCGCTGCATGATCTGGCTGATAACGGTGTCCGGCAGGAATTTGAGGATGGGTGATTGCAGGCCATCACGGCCCTTGGCCCATTCGTTGACCTTGATGTAGGCAAGCCCCTTGGCGCCATAAATGGTGACGAACTGCGTGTAGTCGTCAATCTCCTTGCGCGTGAGTGCGCAGCCGCCCGGCAGGCGCAGTGCGGCTACGCGTCCGGCGGGGTCATTGGCCGGTCCGGAGAACACCTTGAATTCAACATCGCGCATGAGGTCGCCGATATCCACCAGCTCAAGCGGTATGCGCAGATCAGGTTTGTCGACACCATAGCGCGTCATGGCATCGCGCCAGGTCATGCGCGGGAATGGTTTGGGCAATGCGATCTCGAGTGTTTTCGCGAACAGCTCGCGCATCATGTCTTCCATCAGCGTAGTGATGGCGTGTTCGTCCATGAAAGAGGTCTCGATGTCGATCTGGGTGAATTCCGGCTGTCGGTCGGCGCGCAGATCCTCATCACGGAAGCAGCGGGCGAACTGGTAGTAGCGCTCCAATCCCGACATCATCAGCAGTTGCTTGAACAGCTGTGGTGATTGCGGCAGCGCAAAGAAGCTGCCCGGATGAGTGCGCGAGGGCACCAGATAATCGCGCGCACCTTCGGGCGTAGCCTTGGTGAGCATCGGTGTTTCGATGTCGAGGAATCCATGCGCATCGAGAAAACTGCGCAGGGTGCGGGTGATGCAGGCTCGTAGCTGTAAACGTCCCAGCATTTCCTTGCGGCGCAGATCGATATAACGATAGCGCAGGCGGGTTTCCTCGTGCACGCCCTCCTCATCGAGCTGGAACGGCAGTGGCTGGGCGGCGTTGAGTATTTCAACTTCCACGCTCAATACTTCAACCATGCCTGTCGGCAGGGAGGTATTTTCCGTGCCCGGCGGACGTTTGCGCACGCAGCCCTTGATGCGCAGTACGTATTCGTTGCGCACGCGCTCCGCCAGCCTGAAGGCCTCGACCTGCGCCGGGTCGAAGACGACCTGCACCAGTCCCTCGCGGTCGCGCAGGTCGATGAAGATCACGCCGCCGTGGTCACGCCGCCGGTGCACCCAGCCACAGAGGGTGAGATTCTGGTCGAGCAGGGCTTCGTTAACCTGCCCGCAATAATGGCTGCGCATGACGGGGTTCCTGATAATGTAGGGGCAGCGCGGTCTCAGGCGCCGGGTGTGGCGACCGGTGCCGTGCTGCCAAGGGGTTTGGTACGCGGGCCGGGTACGATCACGCCCATCGAGATGATCATTTTGAGCCCTTCGTCGACGCTCATGTCGAGCTCGATGGTGTCTTGCTTCGGCACCAT from Gammaproteobacteria bacterium includes these protein-coding regions:
- the nadA gene encoding quinolinate synthase NadA; translation: MTPTATTAPTAITTRVAQGGRGTAPVLTWRDDQFTDEVAHATQPVWEQLHGLIADVDWLLKAPLIYRINQLKQEKRALILAHNYQLPEIAYGVADKVGDSLQLAQYAAALNQEDAPVVVMCGVHFMAETVKVLAPERTVLIPDTAAGCSLAESITAADVRLLKQRYPGVPVVSYVNTSAAVKAESDYCCTSSNAARVVEAAARAFGVQRVIFLPDRYLAANVARQTAVEIIAWHGACMVHERFTPDQIRALREQFPGVRVLAHPECPPEVCDEADFVGSTSGMIRDVQNSGAAKVVMVTECAMADNVAVENPAVDFVRPCVLCPHMQRITLPKILTALETLSPQVEVDESIIHAARRAVERMLAVSPLSPRTPTTAT
- a CDS encoding dodecin family protein: MPDVLKVIEVLAESEKSWEDAAAQAVARASKSLHGIKSIYIKNFEAKVEGNKITKYRINASITFLLD
- the aspS gene encoding aspartate--tRNA ligase, giving the protein MRSHYCGQVNEALLDQNLTLCGWVHRRRDHGGVIFIDLRDREGLVQVVFDPAQVEAFRLAERVRNEYVLRIKGCVRKRPPGTENTSLPTGMVEVLSVEVEILNAAQPLPFQLDEEGVHEETRLRYRYIDLRRKEMLGRLQLRACITRTLRSFLDAHGFLDIETPMLTKATPEGARDYLVPSRTHPGSFFALPQSPQLFKQLLMMSGLERYYQFARCFRDEDLRADRQPEFTQIDIETSFMDEHAITTLMEDMMRELFAKTLEIALPKPFPRMTWRDAMTRYGVDKPDLRIPLELVDIGDLMRDVEFKVFSGPANDPAGRVAALRLPGGCALTRKEIDDYTQFVTIYGAKGLAYIKVNEWAKGRDGLQSPILKFLPDTVISQIMQRTHAADGDLIFFGADKAKVVCDALGALRIKLGHDCNLLQHGWRPLWVVDFPMFEHDADNQRWQALHHPFTAPAVDDIGALERDPGACLSRAYDLVLNGTELGGGSVRIHRPEIQSAVFRLLGISDEQAQEKFGFLLDALQYGCPPHGGIAFGLDRLTMLMAGASSIREVMAFPKTQTAACPLTSAPSPASEAQLRELSIQLRPNDRQPRPAAT
- a CDS encoding TraR/DksA family transcriptional regulator yields the protein MSTLTNAQLKQLRQLLNSRLTELLEEVRQEMIASGDQHYIDLAAGVMDVGDESVADMLTDMNAALFDRHIQEIRDVEAAQLRMADLSYGACIDCGATTGYDRLAAYPTAKRCYECQSQHEKRYAHEATPRL
- a CDS encoding ATPase, T2SS/T4P/T4SS family; the encoded protein is MTKQVNWPTPLHFTLPPKAAGDAPESCIAFLANGKQISGELIRFSPDESALEIRASESGANSTVDLNSLKYLRLAQPLPPKKQDDLLKTQLGDEVISGSDKQKCNIEFTDGDKLTGETMGSIRKKAGLYLFILNREGKIIRYFIPSHAIKNCQIGTPIGQLLVKEKSATSKDIDLGLKKQQQLRNQRIGDYLADEQLVTREQIIRALQEQKSKPSLKLGEMLVNEKLVTQQQLDEALGGQQKDRKMPLGEILVNMGLVDRDTIKRALARKLGIPVVNLRKFNVDPNVIKLIPENILRKHKIMPLYRAGETLVVAVSDPMKWEPLDALRFYTKLAIEPVMATEEDLSLAIDNFYGYDGGGGDIGELTSQLVSESDNDEPDETIAESDNTLVRLVNKMIMDALQQGASDIHIESYPGKQNTRVRFRNDGTLSDYFEIPANYRNAVVSRIKIMCGLDISERRKPQDGKIDFQQFGPAKIELRVATIPTTRNMEDVVMRLLAGAKPVPIDDLGLNSTLLEAIKNIAVKAHGLFLICGPTGSGKTTTLHSVLSYINTPERKIWTAEDPVEITQQGLRQVQVNTKIGLTFAAAMRAFLRADPDVIMVGEMRDAETTKTGIEASLTGHLVFSTLHTNSAPESVVRLLDLGMDPFNFSDALLGVLAQRLAKRLCKKCKESYTASSDEIDELLQEYCLDMPIDPATVLQHWKSTYTVKGEFILYKACGCEECGNTGYKGRLGLHELLIGSNTIKRLVQRRATVEELRNTAFAEGLRTLKQDGIEKVLQGNTDIHQIRTVCN